A genomic segment from Legionella quinlivanii encodes:
- a CDS encoding DUF488 family protein: MKKLYTIGHSTHPLEEFIDILHHYGIKHVADIRTVPRSRHVPWFNKDSFANALEKENIAYSHLDKLGGLRKTSASSINTGWHNASFRGFADYMQTASFFEGLKELHTFIHPDYGTVIMCAEALPWRCHRSLIGDIEVVRHTEVLDIFNKKEVKPHKLTSFAVVNTHSRPYKVFYPGPVD; this comes from the coding sequence ATGAAAAAACTTTATACTATTGGCCATTCCACTCACCCTCTTGAGGAGTTCATCGACATTCTTCACCACTATGGCATTAAGCATGTGGCGGATATCCGCACGGTTCCACGCTCAAGGCATGTACCCTGGTTCAATAAAGACAGCTTTGCAAATGCATTGGAAAAAGAAAATATTGCTTACAGTCATCTCGATAAACTGGGCGGTTTGCGTAAAACATCCGCTTCATCCATTAATACCGGATGGCATAATGCCAGTTTTCGAGGCTTTGCGGATTACATGCAAACAGCATCCTTTTTTGAAGGATTAAAAGAACTCCATACATTTATCCATCCGGATTATGGAACAGTAATTATGTGCGCCGAAGCGCTTCCCTGGCGCTGCCACCGCTCGCTCATCGGAGATATCGAGGTTGTCAGACATACTGAAGTTCTGGATATTTTCAATAAAAAGGAAGTAAAACCGCATAAACTGACTTCTTTTGCAGTAGTGAATACACACAGCCGTCCTTATAAAGTTTTTTACCCCGGACCAGTTGACTAA
- a CDS encoding glycosyltransferase family 39 protein: MNRTQRALLSSLIASGLFLTTLGKIDNIKLAILVHLFIFLLGGLIVYALCLFDFPKKIFAKIGSFLGKSADIPEYQLLGISAVVLFSICYFLSGALFNHLPVEMDSMAQYAGAKIFLSGHWSLASHPLREFFDTPWFISDGRFYTFYPPGHMFLLALGHYFYQPAIINPLIAAVTLIASYYLAKEIGGSFAARICLFLFMVSPFIVFLSSEFDNRSTALLAATLFALFYIRTIKTKEIRNAIFAGLSLGYYLITRPQSALFFSLPFVVYSLWILLFQFRKYFKSFALMSLIILAFIFFFLYYNQQTTGSAFLTGYQKYFGNQVVPGEELLTNDNLNNWKNQIIRVIDYMQLLHRQLFGWPISSLLLAFLLFFLGLEKPWCRLLAMSFFSIYFSLILSEYTYDIFGPRYLYETASIVIILNAIFLSRIPAFFRKRLRVKLSLNEWRGIIALLLFIMTLIALSTIIPARYQLYSNNYRQSNKQLLRIIDTETVKPAVVLLSEENDRLATIFMQPWFDSNPVIVAQDRGSENYKILQYYPERSVYVLEKGKLKRIQ; encoded by the coding sequence GTGAACAGAACTCAACGCGCTCTATTATCTTCTTTAATTGCCTCAGGTCTTTTTCTCACTACCTTGGGTAAAATAGATAATATAAAGCTGGCCATTCTGGTACATCTTTTTATCTTTTTGCTTGGCGGTCTAATCGTTTATGCACTCTGTCTGTTTGATTTTCCGAAAAAGATTTTTGCAAAGATTGGCAGCTTTCTTGGTAAATCAGCAGACATTCCTGAATATCAATTGCTGGGGATCAGCGCGGTCGTGTTATTTTCCATCTGCTATTTTTTGTCGGGAGCATTATTTAATCATCTTCCGGTAGAGATGGATTCTATGGCGCAATATGCCGGCGCAAAAATATTTTTAAGCGGACACTGGAGCCTGGCCAGTCACCCTCTGCGCGAATTTTTTGATACCCCCTGGTTTATCAGTGATGGGAGGTTTTATACCTTCTACCCTCCCGGACATATGTTTCTGCTAGCCTTAGGCCATTATTTTTATCAGCCGGCGATCATTAACCCCCTTATAGCCGCCGTAACGCTGATTGCCAGTTACTATCTGGCCAAAGAAATTGGAGGAAGCTTTGCCGCGCGAATCTGTCTATTTTTATTTATGGTTTCGCCGTTTATCGTTTTTCTTTCATCTGAATTTGATAATCGATCAACAGCACTTTTGGCCGCCACATTATTTGCCTTGTTTTATATCCGGACAATCAAAACAAAGGAGATAAGAAATGCAATTTTTGCGGGACTTTCTTTGGGTTATTATCTCATCACCCGCCCGCAGTCGGCCCTTTTTTTCAGCCTGCCTTTTGTTGTTTACAGCCTCTGGATTCTTCTGTTTCAATTCAGAAAATATTTCAAATCATTTGCATTGATGAGCTTGATTATTCTTGCTTTCATATTCTTTTTTCTTTATTACAATCAGCAAACAACAGGTTCCGCTTTTCTAACAGGTTATCAGAAATATTTTGGAAATCAGGTAGTACCTGGGGAAGAATTATTGACAAATGACAACCTTAATAATTGGAAAAATCAAATCATTCGTGTGATTGATTATATGCAGTTACTTCATAGACAGTTATTTGGCTGGCCGATTTCGTCGCTATTATTAGCATTTCTTCTCTTTTTTTTAGGTCTTGAGAAACCCTGGTGCCGATTGCTGGCGATGAGTTTTTTCAGTATTTATTTTAGTTTAATTCTTTCCGAATATACCTATGACATTTTCGGCCCGCGTTATTTATATGAAACTGCCAGTATTGTGATTATCCTTAATGCAATTTTTTTAAGTCGAATACCGGCCTTTTTCCGAAAGCGCTTGCGGGTGAAATTATCTCTGAATGAATGGCGAGGAATTATTGCGCTGTTACTATTTATTATGACCTTGATTGCCTTGTCTACAATTATTCCGGCCCGCTATCAACTGTATTCAAATAACTACCGGCAAAGCAACAAACAACTTCTGCGGATAATTGATACAGAAACTGTCAAGCCTGCGGTCGTTTTACTTAGTGAAGAAAATGATCGCCTGGCTACTATTTTTATGCAACCCTGGTTTGATTCAAATCCGGTGATTGTGGCCCAGGATCGGGGAAGCGAAAACTATAAGATACTCCAGTATTATCCAGAACGTAGTGTGTATGTATTAGAAAAGGGCAAGCTTAAGCGCATTCAATAA
- a CDS encoding UbiA family prenyltransferase yields the protein MREKSNMNAYLSIARIDNWPKNLLMFAGAALAAIFSQFSAPVHWLQCISVFLALCLASSANYVLNEYLDRNTDKFHPVKKDRALAKIQTKKTLIIFEYCALFLLALGLSMLAHANILIVLGVYLILAWLYNIPPVRLKDVAYIDVLLESVNYPLRVIIGWLCILPHYLPPSSLILTTWAMGAFTMSMKRVAEYRIFPNRDTAISYRKSYAFYTTNTLILSAFIYALLTIFGITILMLKYKAELIILMPFLIGWMGWYFLMGLEHNFDIIYPEKLIFNKIFIALLILLILLCLLLLNINIPSFLILMKPMHYAR from the coding sequence TTGCGAGAAAAAAGTAATATGAATGCTTATTTATCTATTGCCCGTATTGATAACTGGCCCAAAAATTTGCTGATGTTCGCAGGCGCCGCACTGGCAGCCATTTTTAGTCAATTTTCTGCTCCTGTGCATTGGCTGCAGTGTATCAGTGTGTTTCTCGCACTCTGCCTTGCTTCATCAGCGAATTATGTATTGAACGAATACCTTGATCGAAATACAGATAAGTTTCACCCTGTAAAAAAGGATCGTGCATTAGCAAAAATTCAGACTAAAAAAACTCTGATTATTTTTGAGTATTGCGCACTATTCCTTCTGGCTTTGGGCTTAAGCATGCTTGCTCATGCGAATATTCTGATTGTTCTCGGCGTTTATCTGATACTGGCCTGGCTGTATAACATACCGCCTGTTCGCTTGAAAGATGTTGCTTATATTGATGTGTTGCTGGAGTCAGTCAATTACCCGCTGCGAGTAATTATTGGCTGGCTATGCATCCTGCCGCATTATTTACCACCTTCCTCGCTGATTCTCACAACCTGGGCGATGGGAGCCTTTACCATGAGTATGAAACGGGTAGCGGAATATCGTATTTTTCCGAACCGAGATACCGCTATTTCCTATCGTAAATCCTATGCTTTTTATACAACTAATACACTGATACTATCGGCTTTTATTTATGCCTTGTTAACCATATTCGGCATCACGATTTTAATGTTAAAGTACAAAGCGGAACTTATCATCCTTATGCCGTTTCTTATTGGTTGGATGGGCTGGTATTTCCTGATGGGATTAGAGCATAATTTTGATATTATTTACCCGGAAAAATTAATATTCAATAAGATTTTTATTGCTTTGTTAATTCTGTTAATTTTATTGTGTCTCTTGTTGCTCAATATCAATATTCCATCATTTCTTATTCTGATGAAACCGATGCATTATGCGCGCTGA
- a CDS encoding class I SAM-dependent methyltransferase codes for MNNNNNFRCWLCDSRTLVLKRRGISPESLKSSHFTVTDSDYGTSLSIYQCQSCGFLFCPEAQAIDSYYAAMTDVTYEETQEPRSYQAQKLLEEIRHFKFEGKLLDIGAGIGILVKEGLNQGYDASGIEVCEWFVERAKSKGVPVYSGSFPGAAVNRHYDIITLIDVLEHVENPVQLMTDISQYLTSDGIAVIVTPDVSSLAARLFNKKWWHYRIAHLSYFNRKTLRLAADKSNLEIIKWKRPSWYFSMDYLLKRLNNYLPFIERLSRLECFKRWVIPLNLRDSWMIIARKK; via the coding sequence ATGAATAATAACAATAATTTCAGGTGCTGGCTGTGTGATAGCAGGACGCTTGTATTAAAAAGACGGGGAATTTCTCCGGAATCACTCAAGAGCAGTCATTTTACGGTGACGGATTCTGACTATGGTACCAGTTTAAGCATTTACCAGTGTCAAAGCTGTGGTTTCCTGTTTTGCCCCGAAGCACAGGCCATTGATTCCTATTATGCTGCAATGACTGATGTAACTTACGAAGAGACTCAGGAGCCTCGAAGTTATCAGGCGCAAAAATTACTTGAAGAAATAAGGCATTTTAAATTCGAAGGAAAATTACTTGATATTGGGGCAGGCATTGGCATCCTGGTAAAAGAAGGATTAAATCAGGGATATGATGCCAGTGGTATTGAAGTGTGCGAGTGGTTTGTGGAAAGGGCTAAATCAAAGGGAGTGCCTGTTTATTCGGGTAGTTTCCCAGGCGCTGCTGTCAACAGACATTACGACATAATTACCTTAATCGATGTACTCGAGCATGTTGAAAATCCAGTTCAGTTGATGACTGATATCAGTCAATATCTGACTAGTGACGGGATCGCGGTCATTGTAACGCCTGATGTTTCCTCTTTGGCGGCCAGATTATTTAATAAAAAATGGTGGCATTATCGGATAGCCCATCTGAGCTATTTTAATCGAAAAACCTTGCGTTTAGCAGCTGACAAGAGCAATCTGGAAATCATAAAATGGAAAAGACCTTCCTGGTATTTTTCAATGGACTATCTTTTAAAGCGTTTAAATAATTATTTACCTTTTATAGAGCGTCTGAGTCGCCTGGAATGTTTCAAACGCTGGGTGATTCCTTTAAATCTTCGTGATTCCTGGATGATTATTGCGAGAAAAAAGTAA
- a CDS encoding VOC family protein, with the protein MQKIIPCLWFDKNAEEAVNFYLSIFPESEICQISHYGNVGQDQHGMPAGTVMTIEFKLNGQRFTALNGGPVFQFNAAVSLQVYCKTQEEIDYYWDQLGQDGDESAQVCGWLKDKYGLSWQIVPEILNEWIQDSDRSKSDRVMAALLKMKKLDLSALEKAWKE; encoded by the coding sequence ATGCAAAAGATAATTCCCTGCTTATGGTTTGATAAAAATGCCGAAGAAGCGGTTAATTTTTATTTATCCATATTTCCTGAATCCGAAATTTGCCAGATAAGCCATTACGGCAATGTAGGGCAGGATCAGCATGGTATGCCTGCCGGCACTGTCATGACTATCGAATTTAAACTAAACGGTCAACGGTTTACTGCTCTTAATGGCGGCCCGGTATTTCAATTCAATGCAGCCGTTTCATTGCAAGTCTATTGCAAAACCCAGGAAGAAATCGATTATTATTGGGATCAACTGGGGCAGGATGGTGATGAATCCGCGCAAGTCTGTGGTTGGCTTAAGGATAAATATGGACTATCCTGGCAAATCGTTCCTGAAATATTAAATGAATGGATTCAGGATAGCGATAGATCGAAATCTGATCGGGTGATGGCAGCGCTTCTAAAGATGAAAAAGCTGGATTTGAGTGCTTTGGAAAAAGCCTGGAAAGAATAA
- a CDS encoding autotransporter outer membrane beta-barrel domain-containing protein gives MKINASNRDVTDQKPRSGKLSKLSMSILAATCAGLLNTNTANAYCIPAFPQNGDVVTCLPPTDPLAPSYFSAANNLTVNVESGAYLSVLLGLGGTALALPGNNITLNNNGTIDPSLLGLLNILSTGTFIGNANPSNVNVTNNGYMSGTSGVLGVTLADLTGMALAVQNGVGGVTNIVNNGLINGVPLIGAVLFPDDIPVLAAFGGAKVNGINTGTIIGRMAFQSNGTAGQGNTFINSGDIVGGLSMGGNSVNTFTAVTGSTVTGTGLGVYLPVLGLGVLFAPTGVIDGGFGGNNTLILQNSVTGTGSGTAGVGSAPSGTYINFQHLVLNSGTWNVSGPGSYFDAVLNGGNAIIDTNTSLGFGLITGNGGIIQPAVTGLDLGNPILLAAGGLTALVTEPLLTLSGGISGAGALTKAGAGVLLLTGASTNTGGTNIAEGTLAVGAGGSLSPNGPLNLTQPGATLDISAALGAQLIGNLNGVDGSQILLGANDLIIAGIGTGIFGGSIDGTGDLIKNGPGSLILNGINPFTGTTTVNEGLLQLNGSVGGDVLVNLGGRLEGVGTVGGDAIVNGTIAPGLGLGIGTLNVLGDLIQNPGSIFEVQVNPFGQSDLIQVAGSAILNGGLVNVISVGGLPFVMGTYGILTATGGVSGTFAGILPVMPFLSFNLLYGPNNVNLQIGRTALPISGVATSPNQSAVGNALETLPNGSLLKTLILNLPTIQSAQEALNSLSGEALASVTSSLITAGQFVENTMLNRLTSPMDYQKDLNRPYGAINFWAEGVGNWGHRDGTNNYARVRVNSGGIFIGADANTDVTRVGVFGGYSELRNKVSQRNSVVDVDTYYLGLYGSARMDRWVVRAGGAYGWNEFDSARHVVFPRVDEYLRADYNGNTAQAFLEAAYALDNSWQIEPFARLSDINVSTDTIHERGGITALNGWAHHQNIAFTTLGARATPLLVQRDTYNISGHGMLGWNHAYDNLNPYATFSFPEGGAFTVSGNPIARNALAINAGIDVLVPAKSVTLTLNYIGQLADRVQQNGVMGVASWRFN, from the coding sequence ATGAAAATAAATGCTTCTAATCGAGATGTAACTGATCAAAAACCACGCTCAGGTAAGTTAAGTAAACTCAGCATGAGTATACTGGCCGCTACCTGTGCTGGATTATTGAATACCAACACTGCTAATGCCTATTGTATTCCAGCGTTCCCGCAAAATGGCGATGTAGTAACCTGTCTTCCTCCAACAGATCCATTGGCGCCCTCCTATTTTTCCGCTGCAAATAACCTGACTGTGAATGTCGAAAGCGGTGCTTATTTGAGTGTTCTTCTCGGCTTAGGCGGAACAGCTTTGGCTCTGCCAGGAAATAATATTACTTTAAATAACAACGGTACTATCGATCCATCACTCCTGGGTTTGCTCAATATTCTTTCAACAGGTACTTTCATTGGTAATGCGAATCCCAGCAATGTCAACGTAACTAACAATGGTTACATGAGTGGTACCAGCGGGGTTCTCGGGGTTACTCTTGCCGATTTAACCGGTATGGCCTTAGCCGTGCAAAATGGAGTGGGTGGTGTAACCAACATAGTTAATAATGGCTTGATTAATGGCGTTCCGTTAATTGGTGCGGTGCTATTTCCTGATGATATTCCTGTATTAGCTGCTTTTGGTGGTGCGAAAGTCAATGGTATCAATACAGGAACGATTATTGGCCGTATGGCATTTCAATCCAATGGCACAGCGGGCCAGGGAAATACTTTTATCAATAGCGGCGACATTGTTGGCGGACTTTCAATGGGAGGTAACAGCGTCAATACCTTTACCGCTGTGACTGGTTCGACCGTCACCGGCACTGGTTTGGGCGTTTACCTGCCTGTTCTTGGGTTAGGTGTATTATTTGCGCCAACAGGCGTCATTGACGGCGGTTTTGGCGGTAATAACACCCTGATTCTGCAAAACTCCGTTACAGGCACTGGATCAGGAACCGCTGGAGTAGGCTCTGCACCTTCAGGTACTTATATCAATTTCCAACATTTAGTCCTTAACAGCGGTACATGGAATGTCTCCGGTCCTGGCAGCTATTTCGATGCGGTGTTAAACGGTGGTAATGCGATTATTGATACTAATACCTCCCTGGGGTTTGGCTTGATTACCGGCAATGGCGGTATCATTCAGCCTGCTGTAACCGGTCTTGATTTAGGAAATCCAATCCTTTTAGCTGCGGGCGGATTAACCGCGCTGGTCACTGAACCCCTCTTGACTTTATCAGGCGGTATCAGCGGGGCAGGTGCTTTGACTAAAGCGGGGGCAGGGGTTTTATTATTAACCGGTGCGTCAACGAATACTGGTGGAACTAATATTGCTGAGGGTACTCTGGCGGTCGGTGCGGGAGGAAGTCTTTCTCCAAATGGTCCTCTCAATTTAACCCAGCCGGGTGCAACTCTGGATATATCCGCCGCTCTTGGCGCGCAACTAATTGGCAATCTTAACGGCGTAGACGGCAGCCAGATTCTTCTCGGTGCCAATGACTTAATTATCGCAGGCATCGGTACTGGTATTTTCGGCGGTTCAATTGATGGAACCGGTGATTTAATAAAAAATGGCCCGGGCAGTCTGATATTGAACGGGATTAATCCTTTCACAGGAACTACAACCGTTAATGAGGGACTTTTGCAGCTTAATGGCAGTGTTGGAGGCGATGTTCTCGTCAATCTCGGCGGTCGTTTGGAAGGTGTTGGCACGGTAGGCGGCGATGCAATAGTGAATGGCACTATCGCACCTGGTTTGGGATTGGGTATTGGAACACTCAACGTATTAGGTGATTTAATTCAGAATCCCGGGTCTATTTTTGAAGTCCAGGTCAACCCGTTTGGGCAATCCGATTTAATTCAGGTGGCGGGAAGTGCCATTTTGAATGGTGGCTTAGTGAACGTCATCAGTGTCGGTGGCTTACCCTTTGTAATGGGTACCTATGGTATTTTGACTGCAACCGGTGGTGTTTCCGGAACATTTGCAGGCATCTTGCCAGTGATGCCATTCTTAAGCTTCAATCTGCTTTATGGTCCCAATAACGTCAATCTGCAGATTGGCCGTACTGCCTTACCGATTTCAGGTGTTGCAACCTCACCTAATCAATCGGCTGTGGGTAATGCGCTCGAGACCTTACCTAATGGCAGCCTGTTGAAAACGCTTATTTTGAATCTTCCAACGATCCAAAGTGCGCAGGAAGCCTTAAACAGCCTTTCAGGCGAGGCCCTGGCTTCAGTGACTTCAAGCCTTATCACTGCCGGACAGTTTGTTGAAAATACCATGTTAAATCGATTGACTTCACCCATGGACTATCAGAAAGATTTGAACCGTCCTTATGGTGCAATCAATTTCTGGGCCGAAGGAGTTGGTAACTGGGGACATCGAGATGGTACCAATAACTATGCTCGAGTTCGAGTCAACAGCGGCGGTATTTTTATCGGTGCCGATGCCAATACTGATGTGACTCGCGTGGGTGTTTTCGGGGGCTACAGCGAGCTGAGAAACAAGGTCAGTCAGCGAAACTCCGTTGTGGATGTCGACACTTACTACCTGGGTCTTTACGGCAGTGCGCGTATGGATCGCTGGGTTGTTCGCGCGGGTGGCGCCTATGGATGGAATGAGTTTGATTCCGCCAGACATGTGGTCTTTCCTCGTGTCGATGAGTATCTGCGCGCCGATTATAATGGCAACACAGCGCAGGCATTTCTGGAAGCAGCTTACGCACTTGATAACTCATGGCAGATAGAACCGTTCGCCAGATTAAGCGACATTAATGTTTCTACCGACACAATTCATGAAAGAGGTGGAATCACTGCGCTGAATGGCTGGGCTCATCATCAGAATATTGCCTTTACTACCCTGGGTGCCAGAGCGACTCCGTTATTGGTACAAAGGGATACTTATAATATTTCTGGTCATGGAATGCTGGGCTGGAATCATGCCTATGATAATCTGAATCCCTATGCGACTTTCAGTTTCCCTGAAGGGGGCGCATTCACGGTTTCAGGTAACCCAATTGCGAGAAATGCACTGGCGATTAATGCTGGAATCGATGTACTGGTTCCTGCCAAATCCGTTACCCTGACGCTTAACTATATTGGTCAACTGGCTGATAGAGTACAGCAAAACGGTGTCATGGGCGTTGCCTCCTGGCGCTTTAATTAA
- a CDS encoding triphosphoribosyl-dephospho-CoA synthase MdcB — translation MPYFHHSLTSISQIARYFAKRAVRALYDEVALYPKPGLVSFVDSGAHSDMDGSLFFRSLFGLRHYFVNLGCHAAQNLVPRNLVPLGINAEKTMQSITGGINTHRGAIFSMGILCATICNLSRRFCHFSLWDLQSAIIEQWADYLQKEHVNVHTHGAVVRQKYAVDDARQIAIDGYSLVFDAYEELSPIQGDSLFFGLLAYQYFLLNLDDINVLYRTGPEGLAFARGHIQQSISANNREQSIRAADELHRLFSRANISPGGVADMLGLLFFLRQIFGKQS, via the coding sequence ATGCCTTATTTCCATCACTCCTTAACTAGCATTTCGCAAATTGCCCGCTATTTTGCCAAAAGGGCGGTGCGGGCCTTATATGATGAAGTGGCTTTGTATCCAAAACCGGGACTGGTAAGCTTTGTTGACAGTGGTGCGCATTCGGATATGGATGGCAGTTTATTCTTTCGCAGTTTATTTGGTTTAAGACATTATTTTGTTAATTTAGGCTGTCATGCCGCCCAAAATTTAGTTCCGCGAAATCTGGTACCGCTGGGAATCAATGCCGAAAAGACCATGCAGTCGATTACCGGAGGAATTAATACCCACCGCGGTGCAATTTTCTCAATGGGTATTTTGTGTGCGACCATTTGTAATCTGAGCCGGCGTTTTTGCCATTTTTCTTTATGGGATCTGCAATCGGCTATCATCGAACAATGGGCTGACTATTTGCAGAAAGAGCATGTTAACGTGCACACTCACGGCGCTGTGGTCAGACAAAAATATGCCGTTGATGATGCTAGACAAATAGCTATCGATGGATATTCACTGGTATTTGATGCTTATGAAGAGTTATCTCCAATACAGGGAGATAGTCTGTTTTTTGGTTTGCTGGCCTATCAGTACTTTTTGTTGAACCTGGATGATATCAATGTGTTGTACCGTACTGGCCCTGAGGGATTAGCTTTTGCTCGTGGCCATATCCAACAGAGTATTTCAGCGAATAATCGTGAGCAGTCTATCCGAGCAGCTGATGAGTTGCATCGCTTGTTTTCAAGAGCCAATATTAGCCCGGGGGGAGTAGCCGATATGCTGGGTTTACTCTTTTTTCTGCGCCAAATTTTTGGAAAGCAATCGTGA
- a CDS encoding malonate decarboxylase holo-[acyl-carrier-protein] synthase, producing the protein MRYLRHHLCYLNKRAVPEINCSPENLNLFKHWLGCGYPLIMTRQPPDIPAQQIQLAIPYFQPEQARKIRASFILSRSAISRVSELPALRELFPDLNYEIKVYGSYCWQYLTKEPYVQAESDLDLLVDYRDQSFLDLKSLYAQLQSQFSQQRIDGEIRFAGLGDCSWRELLQLSGESLLFKSINKLRLLKRDNLYALFPSLLN; encoded by the coding sequence ATGAGGTATCTAAGACATCATTTGTGCTATCTCAATAAACGGGCAGTACCGGAGATTAACTGTTCACCGGAAAATCTAAACTTGTTTAAGCATTGGCTAGGATGCGGTTATCCACTAATTATGACCCGCCAGCCTCCTGATATTCCTGCCCAACAGATTCAACTGGCCATTCCTTATTTTCAGCCTGAGCAGGCCAGAAAAATACGCGCCAGTTTCATTCTATCCCGTTCAGCGATAAGCCGAGTCAGCGAGCTGCCTGCTCTAAGGGAGCTTTTTCCCGATTTGAATTATGAAATTAAGGTCTATGGTTCCTATTGCTGGCAGTATTTGACAAAAGAGCCCTATGTTCAAGCGGAGTCCGATCTTGATTTGTTGGTTGACTATAGGGATCAGTCCTTCTTGGATTTAAAAAGCCTGTACGCCCAGTTACAATCGCAATTTTCACAGCAAAGAATTGATGGAGAAATTCGTTTTGCAGGACTAGGCGATTGCTCCTGGAGGGAGTTATTGCAACTATCTGGGGAATCTCTCTTATTTAAATCAATCAATAAGTTGAGATTGCTAAAAAGAGACAATCTATATGCCTTATTTCCATCACTCCTTAACTAG
- a CDS encoding biotin-independent malonate decarboxylase subunit gamma has translation MSSNKISLKELLEKCFDSSETEINQHVVHGSGVIQGRRFNILGTVEDTDFGVDEAMEMASQVLAIVKSNNTDPIVLLTNVTGQKLSMRDEWLGMYACFAHLLKSLHLAREAGNPLITLVYNQAIGGSFIAFGMMADRIFALEGTQLAVMWLEGMARVTKIDIDILRKISESSPVFAPGVENFHSLGGLHKVLVVDEVASELLNCLLDPEIKEDKRAKLGKLYGGRKEAYDIIKSIENL, from the coding sequence ATGTCCAGCAATAAAATTTCATTGAAAGAACTATTGGAAAAATGCTTTGACAGCAGCGAAACTGAGATTAATCAGCATGTGGTTCATGGCAGCGGAGTCATTCAAGGCAGGCGATTCAATATACTGGGTACGGTGGAGGACACCGATTTTGGTGTTGATGAAGCGATGGAAATGGCAAGTCAGGTTCTCGCGATTGTCAAAAGCAACAATACCGATCCCATTGTTTTACTCACCAATGTGACAGGACAAAAATTATCCATGCGGGATGAATGGCTAGGAATGTATGCCTGTTTTGCCCATTTACTAAAGAGTTTGCATTTGGCGCGTGAAGCGGGTAATCCCTTGATTACTCTTGTTTATAATCAGGCGATTGGAGGCAGTTTTATCGCTTTTGGCATGATGGCTGATCGTATCTTTGCTTTGGAAGGAACTCAACTCGCAGTTATGTGGCTGGAAGGGATGGCCAGAGTGACTAAAATTGATATCGATATACTAAGAAAAATTAGTGAAAGCTCACCGGTTTTTGCTCCTGGGGTGGAGAATTTTCACAGTCTGGGCGGATTACACAAGGTGCTGGTTGTTGATGAGGTTGCGAGCGAGTTGCTTAATTGTTTGCTAGATCCAGAGATTAAAGAGGATAAGCGGGCAAAACTTGGCAAATTATACGGCGGTCGAAAAGAAGCTTACGATATTATAAAAAGCATTGAAAATTTATGA